A genomic window from Algoriphagus sp. Y33 includes:
- a CDS encoding cytochrome c oxidase subunit 3, whose protein sequence is MEKELKYVDIVDQPISMHPKKFALWLFLVTVVMIFAALTSAYIVRQSEGNWLEYDLPAIFWYTSGIVIVSSICLQYAYSAAKKDNLVGVRAGLSLAVLFGVAFLVGQWYSWVALVDENVFFVGNPSGSFLYVFTGLHAVHLISGVIFLIIVLISTYTYKVHSKSLDTLEMATTYWHFLAALWLYLFMFLLLNH, encoded by the coding sequence ATGGAAAAGGAATTAAAATATGTAGATATAGTAGATCAGCCGATTTCAATGCATCCTAAGAAGTTTGCGTTATGGTTGTTCTTAGTGACTGTTGTAATGATTTTTGCGGCGCTTACCAGTGCATATATCGTGAGGCAATCAGAAGGTAATTGGTTGGAGTATGATCTTCCGGCGATCTTTTGGTACACTTCAGGGATAGTAATTGTAAGTAGTATTTGTCTTCAGTATGCCTATTCAGCTGCTAAAAAAGATAATTTAGTAGGTGTGCGGGCTGGCCTTAGCCTAGCTGTGTTATTTGGGGTTGCATTCCTTGTGGGGCAGTGGTATAGCTGGGTTGCGCTGGTGGATGAAAATGTGTTTTTCGTAGGGAATCCTTCGGGATCGTTTCTCTATGTATTCACGGGATTGCATGCCGTTCACTTGATCAGCGGTGTGATATTTCTGATTATTGTATTAATTTCGACCTATACTTATAAAGTACATTCTAAGTCGCTTGATACACTTGAGATGGCTACTACTTATTGGCATTTTCTTGCTGCTCTGTGGTTATATCTCTTCATGTTTTTGCTTTTGAATCATTAA
- a CDS encoding SCO family protein, protein MRSLRILQGLVLVCILLVPILIFLFLKGFGSNSYDIPVYFEKGVDNPFKECPIADTTQHYIPEFSFTNQVGEKVGRGDMEGKITIVDFFFTSCPSICPKMSAEMERVNDMFRSYDQVRIMSISIDPTYDTPEILKEYADKHNAEAGKWDFLTGGIQETYDLAKCGFIIPTVDGLGVPDDFVHSDKFMLIDELGRIRGYYSGTSREDVDLLMLETKVLMHAGEEK, encoded by the coding sequence ATGAGAAGTTTAAGAATATTGCAGGGGTTAGTGCTGGTCTGTATCCTGCTGGTGCCTATATTGATTTTCCTGTTTCTCAAAGGCTTTGGCAGCAACAGTTATGATATTCCTGTTTATTTTGAAAAAGGTGTTGACAACCCTTTCAAGGAATGCCCAATAGCGGACACCACCCAACATTACATTCCTGAGTTTTCTTTTACCAATCAGGTAGGAGAGAAGGTAGGCAGAGGGGATATGGAAGGTAAGATCACTATAGTGGACTTTTTCTTTACTTCATGCCCAAGTATCTGTCCCAAAATGTCTGCGGAAATGGAACGTGTAAACGACATGTTTAGGAGCTATGATCAAGTTCGGATTATGTCTATCAGCATTGATCCTACGTATGATACCCCGGAAATACTTAAGGAATACGCAGATAAACATAATGCCGAAGCCGGGAAGTGGGATTTCTTGACGGGTGGAATACAGGAAACTTATGATCTTGCCAAATGCGGTTTTATCATCCCTACTGTAGATGGTTTGGGAGTTCCTGATGATTTTGTTCACAGCGATAAGTTCATGCTTATTGATGAGCTGGGACGGATAAGAGGGTATTATAGTGGGACATCACGCGAAGATGTGGATTTATTGATGTTAGAGACAAAAGTGTTAATGCATGCAGGCGAAGAAAAATAG
- a CDS encoding SDR family oxidoreductase: MSKSILVTGGTKGIGRAIIERFAEEGFDIFTCARNGAELAGLKASLKEKYRTIAVNAIQADLSKKADVARFVTEIKAVGIPDVLVNNTGVFIPGAIHNEPEGNFELMMETNLYSAYYLTRGFVKEMIERASGHIFSMGSVAGLTAYPNGGTYAVSKWAMLGMTKCLREELKPHQIKVTSILAGATYTSSWEGVDLPVERFMKAADVAESVWSAYNLSPQSVVEEIVIRPQLGDI, from the coding sequence ATGAGCAAAAGCATCCTCGTCACAGGAGGTACAAAAGGAATAGGAAGAGCTATCATAGAACGCTTTGCGGAAGAAGGGTTTGATATCTTTACCTGCGCAAGAAATGGAGCTGAGTTGGCGGGTCTAAAGGCTTCTCTGAAAGAGAAGTATCGAACTATCGCAGTGAATGCAATTCAGGCAGATCTTTCTAAAAAGGCAGATGTCGCAAGGTTTGTGACTGAAATCAAGGCTGTGGGGATTCCGGATGTGCTGGTGAATAATACAGGTGTATTTATCCCGGGAGCTATTCATAATGAGCCGGAGGGGAATTTTGAGCTGATGATGGAGACAAATTTGTATTCTGCGTATTATCTAACCCGTGGGTTTGTCAAAGAAATGATTGAAAGGGCATCAGGACATATTTTCTCTATGGGCTCAGTGGCCGGACTTACTGCGTACCCCAACGGGGGGACCTATGCTGTCTCCAAATGGGCTATGCTGGGTATGACCAAGTGCCTTCGGGAAGAATTAAAACCGCATCAAATAAAAGTGACTTCCATACTTGCGGGAGCCACCTATACATCAAGCTGGGAAGGGGTAGATTTGCCTGTAGAAAGATTTATGAAAGCTGCAGATGTCGCAGAAAGTGTTTGGTCAGCTTATAACCTTTCGCCCCAGTCTGTTGTTGAAGAAATAGTAATCCGTCCTCAATTAGGAGATATATAA
- a CDS encoding DUF6728 family protein, translating into MSENNKVKGFFNLGEFGSYFTRVFQKPDPNQKSNINLRMMHGINKISIVVFLLALIFWIVKRLA; encoded by the coding sequence ATGTCCGAAAACAACAAAGTAAAAGGATTTTTCAATTTGGGTGAATTTGGAAGTTATTTCACCCGGGTGTTTCAAAAGCCTGATCCTAATCAAAAATCCAATATTAACCTACGCATGATGCATGGGATCAATAAGATTTCGATTGTAGTGTTTTTGTTGGCTTTGATATTTTGGATTGTAAAGCGATTAGCCTGA
- a CDS encoding HAMP domain-containing sensor histidine kinase, protein MKHDSRSLIILISVFSLLAVLVLNFFFFQKSDQATYLQALQDRVQAVDKEFDEDFIQVLMDVRPDDTLSFGQISTPAHKHPFFILNTEKELLFWSDFTLTLDFSQVDLAKEYQLLEDPYGTLLLKVRKIKRNGADYVMLHVLRLIWPGNIENNYLITGPNPTVFGNGRFELFSNPDEATSVVRNPAGIPLFGINFLFGYSPAGRVVNPAILIFFTSVFLLYFLLSSDFVLSKWKAGRRWQAIGYAIFVLGAFRMMMLLLDFPGNYLNLALFDSANYASSWFNPSLGDLLINTLCGVLLLAMVIYQMSSRIMHEKIKVLKSQNEFLVFLFFSLVLSTIGVYMVWSLPRDLMTNSQWALDISSIPSFDWFKGISFFLLFLWGAIYVLISLTMFSLLLEINRSKKVYYKWMAIIGLPIGAVLFFLSVWDGVAWFVHLGFLVTIVRLELFKNAFKLGLDTFLTFFFACLVTAVIGGISTFQTEKSELIQSKIRFANQNLIESDVMTEFFLGEIFTRIKSDLFIQNRIADPLFSKEPIETKIRRIYLDNYFDQFEVKVRIFSSSGQQILGSSDSESLKDIQLEYIKSDYATSVKDLYFIRGNESNSGNRFVAFVPMSREGSSLGTVFLELRQLRVQPTSVYPKLLLDKKYNDKLDPVLYDYAIFKDSEFIRNSGSFNYLSKDFEQVLTRKVLVTEGVRQSGYHHFGIENGDELIIVSSRNISLAHFLGNISLFFVLFVIMTFLTILINTLITGVKNFEFNYSTKLQLYLNFAFFFPILIISIITIGLLANSYRDDLDRQYIQKAALIRGNLGSFLNNQKPEVVDSDQLNEEVNELANTTASDIHVYSSEGKLESTNRPNIFDKKILAPLINPKAIAEIQEMGQSQYLADEQIGKLRYKTVYLSIPAVAKQENLGILAVPFFESETELNTLIADVLSNIFNTFVVIFILFLFVSYFVSTNLTFPFKLLTQKLKVTNLENNEPMHWGSKDEIGLLVNEYNNMLFKLENSKKVLASTEKESAWREMAKQVAHEIKNPLTPMKLTLQHLIRLQDAGGLDDAEKLKRSLETLIHQVDALSGIASSFSTFAKMPLPNNELINFKSVLNKVLELFSGDPQVELIFQDDSFTHNIPIMGDDKLFGRVISNLIINGVQAVEPGVKPKIRIWLWMTDQAVFLEITDNGKGISDELKDKIFIPNFSTKSTGSGLGLAIAKSGVETAGGKIWFETKLGKGTTFYLTFPLIA, encoded by the coding sequence ATGAAGCATGATTCTCGTAGTCTGATCATTTTGATCAGTGTTTTCTCTCTTCTTGCGGTATTGGTTTTGAATTTCTTTTTTTTTCAGAAAAGTGATCAAGCGACCTATTTGCAAGCTTTGCAGGATCGTGTGCAAGCGGTGGATAAGGAATTTGATGAGGATTTCATTCAGGTTCTAATGGATGTCAGACCAGACGATACCTTGAGTTTTGGACAGATAAGTACCCCTGCCCACAAGCACCCTTTTTTTATATTAAATACGGAAAAGGAATTGCTGTTCTGGTCAGATTTTACCTTAACCCTTGATTTTTCTCAAGTTGATCTTGCTAAAGAATACCAACTACTGGAAGATCCCTATGGTACACTTTTGCTTAAGGTTCGTAAAATCAAAAGGAATGGGGCCGATTATGTAATGCTTCATGTACTTCGGCTGATTTGGCCCGGAAATATTGAAAACAATTACCTGATCACAGGACCAAATCCAACTGTATTTGGAAATGGACGATTTGAGCTTTTTTCAAATCCCGATGAAGCAACATCTGTTGTAAGAAATCCTGCTGGCATCCCGCTTTTTGGAATCAATTTCCTTTTTGGCTACAGTCCGGCAGGAAGGGTTGTTAATCCGGCTATTCTTATATTCTTTACCTCTGTTTTTCTGCTTTATTTTCTATTGAGCTCGGATTTCGTGTTGAGTAAGTGGAAAGCCGGAAGAAGGTGGCAGGCAATTGGCTATGCAATTTTTGTGCTTGGAGCATTTAGGATGATGATGTTGCTGCTGGATTTTCCGGGCAACTACCTTAATTTGGCATTATTTGACTCTGCCAATTATGCATCATCGTGGTTCAATCCGAGTTTGGGAGATTTGCTGATTAATACGTTGTGTGGTGTACTTCTCCTGGCAATGGTGATCTATCAGATGTCATCCAGGATCATGCATGAGAAAATCAAAGTTCTCAAATCACAAAATGAATTTTTGGTCTTTTTATTTTTCTCACTTGTGCTAAGCACTATTGGAGTCTATATGGTATGGTCTCTGCCGAGGGATTTGATGACTAATTCCCAGTGGGCCTTGGACATCAGTTCCATTCCTTCCTTCGATTGGTTTAAGGGGATAAGTTTTTTTCTGCTGTTTCTTTGGGGAGCAATTTATGTGCTGATCTCGCTGACAATGTTCAGTTTACTCTTGGAAATTAACCGAAGTAAAAAAGTTTATTACAAATGGATGGCAATTATTGGATTGCCCATAGGTGCTGTACTGTTCTTCTTATCAGTTTGGGATGGAGTGGCTTGGTTTGTTCATCTAGGTTTTCTGGTTACCATTGTCCGTCTCGAACTTTTCAAAAATGCCTTTAAACTTGGGCTGGATACGTTCTTAACCTTCTTTTTTGCCTGTTTGGTGACAGCAGTTATTGGAGGGATTAGCACTTTTCAGACAGAAAAAAGTGAATTGATTCAGTCCAAAATCCGCTTCGCTAACCAAAACCTCATCGAAAGTGATGTGATGACTGAGTTTTTTTTGGGGGAGATTTTTACTCGTATCAAAAGTGATTTGTTTATTCAAAATAGGATAGCTGACCCACTTTTCTCCAAAGAACCAATTGAAACAAAAATCAGGAGGATTTATTTGGATAATTACTTCGACCAATTTGAAGTTAAAGTCCGTATTTTCTCATCTTCAGGACAGCAGATATTGGGGTCTTCGGATTCGGAGAGTCTCAAGGATATCCAATTGGAGTACATCAAAAGTGATTATGCTACAAGTGTGAAGGATTTATATTTTATACGTGGCAATGAATCGAATAGCGGAAATCGATTTGTAGCTTTTGTGCCGATGAGCAGAGAAGGTTCATCATTGGGAACAGTTTTTCTTGAGCTTCGGCAGTTGAGGGTACAACCTACAAGCGTCTATCCCAAATTGCTGTTGGATAAAAAATATAACGACAAGCTGGATCCGGTACTTTATGATTATGCCATTTTCAAAGACTCAGAGTTTATTAGAAATTCTGGATCGTTTAATTATCTGAGTAAGGATTTCGAACAGGTTTTAACTCGAAAAGTATTGGTCACGGAGGGTGTTAGGCAAAGTGGTTATCACCATTTTGGGATAGAAAATGGTGATGAACTGATCATTGTGTCATCCAGAAATATATCGTTGGCTCACTTTTTAGGGAATATTTCCCTCTTCTTTGTGCTTTTTGTGATCATGACTTTCTTGACCATCCTGATCAATACCCTGATCACAGGAGTCAAGAATTTTGAATTCAATTATTCCACAAAGCTTCAGCTTTATCTGAATTTCGCTTTCTTCTTTCCTATTCTCATAATCAGTATTATCACAATAGGTCTACTTGCAAATAGCTACCGTGATGATCTTGACAGGCAATATATCCAAAAGGCTGCATTGATAAGAGGAAATCTGGGAAGCTTTCTCAATAATCAGAAACCCGAAGTCGTGGATAGTGATCAACTCAATGAAGAGGTGAATGAATTGGCCAATACTACTGCCAGTGATATCCATGTATATAGCTCTGAAGGCAAGTTAGAATCTACCAACCGCCCGAATATTTTTGACAAGAAAATTTTAGCCCCTCTGATCAATCCCAAGGCGATTGCTGAGATTCAGGAGATGGGACAAAGTCAGTATTTAGCTGATGAGCAAATCGGGAAGTTAAGGTATAAGACAGTTTATCTGTCCATTCCAGCCGTAGCAAAACAGGAAAATCTGGGGATTTTGGCCGTGCCGTTTTTCGAGTCAGAGACGGAATTGAATACACTGATTGCCGATGTGTTGAGCAATATTTTCAACACATTTGTGGTGATTTTTATCCTCTTTTTGTTTGTTTCTTATTTTGTGTCAACCAATCTTACTTTTCCGTTCAAATTGCTTACGCAAAAGTTAAAAGTTACAAATCTGGAAAATAATGAACCTATGCACTGGGGGTCCAAGGATGAAATTGGCCTGTTGGTAAATGAGTACAACAACATGCTTTTCAAGCTGGAAAATAGTAAAAAAGTGCTGGCTTCTACTGAGAAGGAATCTGCATGGCGTGAAATGGCAAAGCAAGTAGCGCATGAAATCAAGAATCCGCTAACACCAATGAAGCTGACGCTACAGCATCTGATCCGACTGCAAGATGCAGGCGGGTTAGACGATGCCGAGAAGTTGAAAAGATCACTGGAAACCCTGATTCATCAAGTAGATGCCTTAAGCGGGATTGCTTCCTCTTTTTCCACATTTGCGAAAATGCCTCTTCCAAATAATGAGCTGATCAATTTCAAATCAGTGCTGAACAAAGTTTTGGAGTTGTTCAGTGGTGATCCACAGGTGGAATTGATTTTTCAGGACGATTCTTTTACCCATAATATCCCAATTATGGGAGATGATAAGCTTTTCGGCAGAGTGATCTCAAACCTGATCATCAATGGAGTCCAAGCTGTGGAGCCCGGAGTGAAACCTAAGATCAGGATATGGCTTTGGATGACGGATCAAGCAGTTTTTCTTGAGATTACGGATAATGGCAAAGGCATATCAGATGAATTGAAGGATAAGATTTTCATTCCTAATTTCTCAACCAAATCTACCGGATCGGGCTTAGGATTGGCCATTGCAAAAAGTGGTGTAGAGACTGCTGGAGGCAAGATCTGGTTTGAAACTAAACTGGGGAAAGGCACCACATTCTATCTTACCTTTCCATTGATAGCTTAA
- a CDS encoding cytochrome C oxidase subunit IV family protein, whose amino-acid sequence MDIQENKSTLNVVPRNNVKIKKIWKTALILLLITAAEFAMAFTMPRGILLYVLFMALTIWKAKYIMMEFMHLGDEVKPLIYSILVPIVFLFWLIIVLVKEGSDIFSLRWF is encoded by the coding sequence ATGGATATTCAAGAAAATAAATCAACACTTAACGTTGTACCTAGGAACAACGTTAAGATTAAGAAAATCTGGAAGACTGCGCTTATTTTGCTATTGATCACAGCAGCGGAATTTGCAATGGCCTTCACCATGCCTAGAGGAATACTTCTTTATGTATTGTTTATGGCTTTGACTATTTGGAAAGCTAAGTATATCATGATGGAATTCATGCACTTGGGTGATGAAGTGAAGCCATTGATCTATTCTATCCTAGTGCCGATTGTATTCTTGTTCTGGCTAATCATAGTGTTAGTTAAAGAAGGCTCAGATATATTTTCGCTACGCTGGTTTTAA
- a CDS encoding cytochrome c oxidase subunit 3 → MSAHSTAIGVSPKRGVWGGGNEPLKASYGKLMMWFFLLSDIFTFAAFLITYIAIRVSYPSYAGPATDFVGSNEYWPIPELVFDAIPFVHGGHFPLIFVGIMTFILIASSVTMVLAVEAGHRNDRNDVVKWMLWTLLGGITFLSCQAWEWSHFIHGSDTGVVLTYINNLNQNVTETVHGANLLVNEYGPASFANLFFFITGFHGFHVTIGVVLLFMVFYQAAVGVYDRRGHYEMVEKVGLYWHFVDLVWVFVFTLFYLI, encoded by the coding sequence ATGTCTGCGCATTCTACTGCTATAGGAGTAAGCCCGAAAAGAGGCGTCTGGGGAGGTGGTAACGAACCTCTAAAAGCCAGTTATGGAAAACTCATGATGTGGTTTTTCCTTCTTTCGGATATCTTTACTTTTGCCGCTTTTTTGATTACCTACATCGCGATTCGTGTCAGTTATCCATCTTATGCCGGACCTGCCACCGATTTTGTGGGTTCTAACGAATATTGGCCTATACCTGAATTGGTATTTGATGCTATACCATTTGTTCACGGAGGCCATTTTCCGTTGATATTTGTTGGTATTATGACTTTTATCTTGATCGCCAGTTCTGTGACTATGGTGCTGGCTGTAGAAGCAGGACATAGAAATGATAGAAATGATGTGGTAAAATGGATGCTCTGGACACTTCTGGGTGGGATTACCTTCTTGAGCTGTCAGGCGTGGGAATGGAGTCACTTCATCCATGGTTCTGACACTGGTGTTGTTCTTACTTATATCAACAACCTAAACCAAAATGTGACAGAAACTGTGCATGGTGCCAATTTGTTGGTGAACGAATACGGTCCTGCGTCTTTTGCAAACCTGTTCTTCTTCATTACCGGATTTCATGGTTTCCATGTTACGATCGGTGTAGTACTTCTGTTTATGGTGTTTTACCAAGCAGCAGTTGGGGTTTACGATAGAAGAGGTCACTACGAAATGGTGGAAAAAGTCGGTTTGTATTGGCACTTTGTTGACCTGGTTTGGGTCTTTGTATTTACATTATTCTACCTGATCTAA
- the ispG gene encoding (E)-4-hydroxy-3-methylbut-2-enyl-diphosphate synthase: MDPIIKSLDQLYCDSLTSYSRRKTIPVKIGDVIVGGDNPIVVQSMTTIDTMDTEGSIAQSIRMIEAGCELVRITAPSIKEAENLQHIKDGLRKRGYTTPLVADIHFTPNAAEVAARIVEKVRVNPGNYADKKKFEVIEYTDVTYQEELDRIRERFLPLVKICKENGTAMRIGTNHGSLSDRIMSRYGDTPLGMVESALEFLRICEDENYFDIVISMKSSNTQVMVQAYRLLVEKLDQGGFKPYPLHLGVTEAGEAEDGRIKSAVGIGTLLEDGLGDTVRVSLTEDPEFEAPVAKALIERYANRPGHIEISPIQDYPVNPYEHFKRHSSEIYNFGGHNVPRVITDISTIEKITEKEMKSVGHFYLPELDKWKMNDQGCDFVYSGSNSIPFMLPNGMKEIQNAASWITCSDQHNKFPLFDLAGFSSAGKFHPELNFLEVYDTQIEEAITLASERNDTVLILKTENKHAMPALRRAFVSLLKVKSEIPVIVKVSYPDQSQDETMLYAATDVGGLLIDGLGDGIFISLEKEKEHTREEILDQIKLHNSVGFGVLQAARTRMSKTEYISCPSCGRTLFDLQETTAMIRKRTDHLKGVKIGIMGCIVNGPGEMADADYGYVGSGKGKITLYKGKEVMKRSVPSEKAVDKLIEIIKEDGMWNEQETL; the protein is encoded by the coding sequence ATGGATCCAATTATCAAATCATTAGATCAGCTGTATTGCGATAGCTTGACGAGTTATTCGAGGAGAAAAACTATCCCTGTAAAAATCGGGGATGTCATCGTAGGAGGTGACAATCCTATCGTGGTACAGTCCATGACCACCATCGATACGATGGATACTGAAGGCTCTATAGCGCAAAGTATCCGCATGATTGAAGCAGGCTGCGAACTGGTAAGAATCACTGCTCCTAGCATAAAGGAAGCGGAAAATCTTCAGCATATTAAAGATGGGCTTCGCAAAAGAGGCTATACTACACCGCTGGTAGCAGATATCCATTTTACTCCGAATGCAGCAGAAGTAGCAGCAAGAATTGTGGAAAAAGTACGTGTGAATCCGGGCAATTATGCGGACAAAAAGAAATTTGAAGTCATAGAATATACTGACGTAACCTATCAGGAAGAATTGGACCGTATCCGTGAGCGGTTTTTGCCGTTGGTGAAGATTTGTAAGGAAAACGGGACAGCCATGAGAATCGGGACTAATCACGGATCGCTTTCTGACCGGATCATGAGTAGGTACGGCGATACTCCGCTGGGAATGGTGGAGTCGGCACTGGAGTTTTTAAGGATCTGTGAGGACGAAAATTACTTCGATATCGTGATTTCTATGAAATCTTCCAATACGCAGGTCATGGTACAAGCGTATCGATTACTTGTGGAGAAATTGGATCAGGGAGGATTCAAGCCCTATCCATTACATCTTGGAGTAACTGAAGCGGGAGAAGCGGAAGACGGAAGGATCAAATCAGCTGTAGGGATTGGCACGCTGTTGGAAGATGGATTGGGAGATACGGTGCGGGTTTCGCTGACCGAAGATCCGGAGTTTGAGGCACCGGTCGCTAAGGCTTTGATTGAACGATATGCCAACCGCCCGGGACACATAGAAATCAGTCCTATCCAAGACTATCCTGTAAATCCTTACGAGCATTTCAAGCGGCATAGTTCTGAGATCTATAATTTCGGAGGACACAATGTGCCTAGGGTGATTACTGATATTTCAACGATTGAAAAAATAACGGAGAAGGAAATGAAATCAGTTGGTCATTTCTATTTGCCGGAACTGGACAAATGGAAAATGAATGATCAGGGTTGTGATTTTGTCTATTCAGGATCTAATTCAATTCCTTTTATGCTTCCTAATGGCATGAAAGAAATCCAGAATGCCGCTAGCTGGATTACCTGCTCAGATCAGCACAATAAATTTCCACTTTTCGATTTGGCAGGTTTTTCATCTGCCGGGAAGTTTCATCCGGAATTGAATTTTCTGGAAGTTTATGATACGCAAATTGAAGAAGCTATTACTTTGGCCTCAGAGAGGAATGATACGGTCTTGATTTTAAAGACTGAGAATAAGCATGCTATGCCTGCGCTGAGAAGAGCATTTGTGAGTTTGCTGAAAGTCAAGTCCGAGATTCCTGTGATCGTGAAAGTGAGCTATCCTGATCAGTCCCAGGATGAAACAATGCTCTATGCTGCGACGGATGTGGGAGGCTTACTGATTGATGGATTAGGGGATGGCATCTTTATTTCATTAGAGAAGGAAAAGGAACATACCCGCGAAGAAATTCTGGATCAGATCAAACTTCATAACTCTGTTGGGTTTGGCGTGCTTCAGGCAGCGCGGACAAGAATGTCAAAGACGGAATATATTTCCTGTCCTTCCTGCGGTAGAACGCTCTTTGATCTTCAGGAAACTACAGCAATGATCCGTAAGCGAACTGATCATTTGAAGGGTGTGAAAATCGGAATCATGGGCTGCATCGTAAATGGCCCCGGAGAGATGGCTGATGCGGATTATGGTTATGTAGGTTCGGGTAAAGGGAAGATTACGCTGTACAAGGGCAAGGAAGTAATGAAGCGATCTGTTCCTTCGGAAAAAGCAGTAGACAAACTCATAGAAATCATCAAAGAAGACGGCATGTGGAATGAGCAGGAAACTCTTTAA
- the cyoE gene encoding heme o synthase has translation MRTVEVTDHISSLVVGKIKAYAELIKLRLSALVTFSAVFGYILGDRGVSFGWSGFIGLALGGFLISGASCAANEILERDLDKLMKRTQNRPLPLKLISLQEALWVTSLVSILGVGLLWYFTNPMTTWLGILSMVLYVFVYTPLKRIGPIAVFVGAIPGALPPLLGWTAATGSISHEALIIFGIQFIWQFPHFWAIAWVGDEDYKAAGFKLLPSGGGKDLNTAIQIMIYTLFLLPLGLLPSYFGLTGMTSGVVATVCGVLFLAQTFSLMKDCSRKSALRIMFGSFLYLPIVQIAYLLDKLP, from the coding sequence ATGAGGACAGTTGAAGTAACTGACCATATTAGTAGTTTAGTAGTTGGCAAGATCAAAGCTTACGCTGAGTTGATAAAATTAAGGCTTTCTGCTTTAGTTACTTTCTCTGCCGTATTTGGCTATATTCTTGGCGATCGGGGAGTAAGTTTTGGTTGGTCTGGCTTTATTGGACTTGCTCTTGGCGGATTCTTAATCAGTGGTGCTTCCTGTGCGGCAAACGAAATCCTAGAGCGTGATTTGGATAAGCTGATGAAGCGTACCCAGAATCGTCCGCTTCCATTAAAACTTATTTCACTTCAGGAAGCACTTTGGGTTACTTCCCTTGTTTCTATTCTTGGTGTTGGCTTGCTTTGGTATTTTACCAATCCGATGACCACTTGGTTGGGGATTTTAAGCATGGTCCTCTATGTATTTGTCTATACTCCTTTGAAAAGAATAGGGCCAATAGCAGTATTTGTCGGTGCTATTCCCGGTGCTTTGCCTCCGCTTTTGGGTTGGACGGCTGCTACGGGTTCTATCAGCCATGAAGCCTTGATTATTTTCGGGATTCAATTCATCTGGCAGTTTCCCCACTTTTGGGCTATTGCTTGGGTGGGAGATGAAGATTATAAAGCAGCCGGGTTCAAACTATTACCAAGTGGTGGCGGCAAAGACCTAAACACTGCAATTCAAATAATGATTTATACACTATTCCTTTTGCCTCTGGGTTTGCTTCCAAGTTATTTTGGACTTACCGGAATGACATCAGGTGTTGTGGCTACAGTATGTGGAGTTTTATTTCTTGCCCAGACATTTTCATTGATGAAAGATTGTTCTCGCAAATCCGCATTACGAATTATGTTTGGATCATTTTTATACCTACCCATCGTACAGATTGCTTACTTATTGGATAAATTACCATAA
- a CDS encoding DUF420 domain-containing protein, giving the protein MENEGRVKGWIIAISVIIPVVVAVLIFMPSKIDLGVEWVYFLPHLNAVINSAATVALIMGLLFIKRGNIPLHRASMTVAFGLGSIFLISYVVYHAAADSTSFGGEGMIRSIYYFLLLTHIVLAAVALFPILFAYYYGYTDQREKHRKVVRFAYPIWLYVTVTGVIVYLMISPYYVH; this is encoded by the coding sequence ATGGAAAATGAGGGAAGGGTGAAGGGGTGGATTATTGCAATTTCTGTAATCATCCCGGTAGTAGTGGCTGTGCTTATATTCATGCCGTCTAAAATCGATTTGGGTGTAGAGTGGGTTTATTTTCTTCCTCATTTGAATGCCGTAATTAATTCTGCTGCCACTGTAGCTTTGATCATGGGGCTTCTTTTCATCAAAAGGGGAAACATTCCCTTACATCGAGCTTCGATGACAGTAGCGTTTGGTTTGGGATCCATATTCTTGATTTCTTATGTAGTATATCATGCAGCAGCTGATAGCACGTCTTTCGGTGGTGAAGGAATGATTCGGAGCATTTATTACTTCTTGTTGCTCACACATATCGTTTTGGCAGCTGTGGCGCTTTTTCCAATCCTGTTTGCATATTATTATGGATATACAGACCAGCGTGAGAAGCATAGAAAAGTTGTTAGATTTGCATACCCGATATGGCTTTATGTAACTGTCACTGGAGTGATAGTTTACCTGATGATCAGTCCTTATTATGTACATTAA